The following coding sequences lie in one Bacteroidota bacterium genomic window:
- a CDS encoding sigma-54 dependent transcriptional regulator, protein MVQRDKILIVDDEIQLSNLLQSELQETNRYIVDLAFDGVEAINLIQNNLYDVILLDIKLPRVGGFEVLQFIQEKSPDSQVIILSRYGDVKTVVQTMKLGAYDFIGKPYDIDELLNVLERAIERKKLLIKSKLLENELSKTSSAEIIGKSPAFLQVLDDARRIADSDSFVLIEGASGTGKELVAHLIHKSSPRKDYPFVAVNSASIPDTLLESELFGYEKGAFTNAYAVKQGLVEVANGGTLFLDETGDISMQIQPKLLRFLETGNFRRVGGTHEIHVDVRVISATNKDLHEEVRNGKFREDLLYRLNVVTLHIPLLRDRIEDIPLLIEYFLKKKAKVKEPKIISPEAREVLMNYTWPGNVRELEHVIEGAVLLSPDYIIQPTDLKMHIGGRQNSIAPHTEVVGINKNFNHQTLSIDEVEKIHIENVLKMMKGNRTKTAEVLKISQKALYLKIKRYEITP, encoded by the coding sequence ATGGTTCAACGAGATAAGATTCTTATCGTTGACGATGAGATTCAATTAAGTAATCTTCTTCAGTCCGAACTACAGGAAACTAACCGCTATATAGTTGACCTCGCATTTGATGGTGTGGAGGCTATCAATTTAATTCAAAACAATCTTTATGATGTTATCCTCCTTGATATAAAGTTACCTCGTGTGGGTGGATTCGAGGTTTTGCAATTTATACAGGAAAAGTCGCCGGACTCGCAAGTTATAATTTTATCCCGTTATGGCGATGTAAAAACAGTTGTCCAAACTATGAAACTTGGTGCCTACGATTTCATCGGGAAACCTTACGACATTGATGAACTTCTGAATGTACTCGAACGAGCCATCGAAAGGAAAAAACTATTAATAAAAAGTAAACTGTTGGAAAATGAGCTTTCCAAAACTTCGAGTGCCGAAATTATTGGAAAAAGCCCGGCTTTCTTACAGGTTCTTGATGATGCGCGAAGAATCGCCGACAGCGATTCGTTCGTGTTGATCGAGGGAGCCAGCGGAACGGGAAAAGAATTAGTTGCCCATTTGATTCACAAGAGTAGTCCGCGAAAAGATTATCCCTTCGTGGCAGTCAATAGTGCTTCAATTCCGGATACACTGCTGGAGAGCGAATTGTTCGGTTACGAGAAAGGCGCATTTACAAATGCATACGCTGTAAAGCAGGGCTTGGTAGAAGTAGCCAATGGCGGAACGCTATTCCTCGATGAAACAGGAGATATCAGTATGCAAATTCAACCCAAGCTTCTACGTTTTTTAGAAACAGGTAATTTCAGGAGAGTTGGAGGAACACACGAAATTCATGTTGATGTAAGAGTGATATCGGCAACCAATAAAGATTTACACGAAGAAGTTCGTAACGGAAAATTTCGTGAAGACTTGCTCTACCGTTTGAACGTTGTTACATTACACATCCCGTTATTACGTGATCGGATCGAGGACATTCCGCTTCTGATCGAATATTTTCTGAAGAAAAAAGCAAAAGTTAAAGAACCAAAAATTATCAGCCCCGAAGCCCGTGAAGTCCTGATGAATTACACTTGGCCCGGTAACGTGAGAGAGTTAGAACATGTAATCGAAGGAGCCGTCTTACTATCTCCGGATTATATTATCCAACCGACAGATTTAAAGATGCATATTGGAGGCAGACAAAATTCCATCGCGCCACACACTGAAGTTGTTGGTATAAATAAAAATTTTAATCATCAAACTCTCTCTATCGATGAAGTCGAAAAAATTCACATCGAAAACGTTTTAAAGATGATGAAAGGGAATAGGACCAAAACTGCTGAAGTTCTGAAAATCAGCCAGAAAGCTCTCTACTTAAAAATCAAACGATACGAAATCACACCCTAA
- a CDS encoding sugar phosphate nucleotidyltransferase, giving the protein MKAIIMAGGFGTRLRPLTANIPKPMVPIVNKPMMQHIVSLLKNHNIDNIISSLFYQPEVISSYFGNGEKYGVTMSYVRAEADYGTAGSVKNAVVSLGISNDKILIISGDVLTDVDLTQAIEFHNSKKAKATLVLTHANNPLQFGVVITEDDGRISRFLEKPTWGEVFSDTINTGIYILEPEVLKLIPYREEFDFSKDLFPLMLEQKMDLYGYIADCYWRDIGNLYDYQEAHLDFLNGKVKVKTDGTQNKNFVSGEKTVIKTAPENFSGNNLIGKNSVIDEHAIISNSVIGDHCKIGAGSIIKNSVIWSGSKIGKNSELSADVIGFDCDIQDEVIIGDNVFISDKCIIGNKAKLIANIKLWPEKIVEDSAVLNRSLVLEDRWLKELFTDARVTGLSNLEMNPEFGARLGAALGTYLGVGKIVATSRDSDNVSRMLNRAMICGLLSAGVSVNDLRAMPIPLVRHELSTGNEAAGIHVRKSPYNKAMTDIIFFDSNGRDLPIRKTKSVERIFFGEDYLRAPANKVGSIHFSERTNEVYRQKFLSSLNLEAIKKAKFNIVLDYSYGVASTIFPTLLGSFNIQSVALNSHLDPNKLTRDELEISESLKQLAHIVTSLKYDLGIMIDAGSERITIIDELGNILDSERLLTMVIKLFLDVYPNTRRIAVPIVAPSEIDVLSKDCSITKAKNSHLAMMEAASDKSVAFVGGTKGGFIFTEFFFASDAMYSAAKIIELLAVSGEKFGSLDKKIIKYYSVKRDVMCPWDCKGKVMRHLNKATENADRELVDGVKIKFNSSHDENISAQIIPDRERPFFHIRTEAHTEEAAIRLADEYMQKVIEWRDM; this is encoded by the coding sequence ATGAAAGCTATCATAATGGCAGGGGGTTTTGGGACACGACTCAGGCCTCTAACAGCAAATATACCTAAGCCAATGGTTCCAATTGTAAATAAGCCGATGATGCAGCATATCGTCAGCTTGTTAAAAAACCACAACATAGATAATATTATTTCTTCGCTATTTTACCAACCGGAGGTTATCTCAAGTTATTTCGGGAACGGTGAAAAATATGGTGTAACGATGAGTTACGTACGGGCAGAAGCCGACTACGGAACTGCCGGCAGCGTTAAAAATGCGGTCGTGTCGTTGGGAATTTCGAACGATAAAATACTGATTATCAGCGGCGACGTTTTAACAGATGTCGATTTAACTCAAGCAATTGAATTTCATAATTCAAAAAAAGCCAAGGCAACGCTTGTATTAACACACGCTAACAATCCGCTGCAATTTGGTGTTGTAATTACTGAGGATGACGGAAGGATTTCCCGTTTCCTCGAAAAACCTACATGGGGCGAAGTTTTTTCAGATACAATAAATACAGGTATTTATATTTTAGAGCCCGAAGTACTAAAGCTTATCCCATATCGTGAGGAATTCGACTTCAGCAAGGATTTGTTCCCTTTAATGCTCGAACAAAAAATGGATCTTTACGGATACATTGCCGATTGTTACTGGCGGGATATCGGAAATCTTTATGATTATCAAGAAGCACATTTGGATTTCCTGAATGGAAAAGTTAAAGTTAAAACCGACGGTACGCAAAATAAAAATTTTGTGTCCGGCGAAAAAACTGTTATTAAAACTGCTCCAGAAAATTTTTCAGGAAATAATTTGATTGGTAAGAATTCCGTGATTGATGAGCATGCTATTATTTCGAATTCTGTTATCGGCGACCATTGCAAGATAGGGGCAGGCTCAATTATCAAAAATAGTGTAATCTGGAGCGGTTCCAAGATAGGAAAAAATTCAGAACTTTCAGCCGATGTGATCGGTTTCGATTGCGATATTCAAGATGAGGTGATTATCGGCGATAATGTTTTTATAAGCGACAAGTGTATCATCGGCAACAAAGCGAAGTTGATAGCTAATATTAAACTCTGGCCCGAAAAGATTGTAGAAGATTCTGCTGTTCTGAATCGTAGTTTGGTATTAGAAGACCGGTGGCTGAAAGAATTGTTCACGGATGCACGTGTAACAGGACTTTCGAACCTCGAGATGAATCCTGAATTCGGCGCCCGGCTCGGCGCTGCATTAGGTACATATTTAGGTGTTGGAAAAATAGTAGCAACAAGCCGCGATTCCGATAATGTTTCACGAATGTTGAATCGTGCTATGATATGCGGTTTACTTTCTGCTGGCGTTAGCGTGAACGATTTGCGTGCTATGCCAATTCCGCTCGTACGTCACGAACTTAGCACAGGCAACGAAGCAGCGGGCATTCATGTGAGGAAATCTCCTTACAACAAAGCGATGACTGATATAATATTTTTCGATTCCAACGGAAGAGATTTACCAATCCGGAAAACTAAATCAGTCGAACGGATATTCTTCGGAGAAGATTATCTGCGTGCACCTGCTAACAAGGTGGGTAGTATCCATTTTTCTGAAAGGACAAACGAAGTTTATCGCCAGAAGTTTTTGTCGTCTTTAAATCTCGAAGCAATCAAGAAAGCTAAATTCAATATTGTATTGGATTATTCATACGGAGTTGCCTCGACTATTTTCCCAACGCTTTTGGGTTCTTTTAACATTCAATCAGTTGCCTTGAATTCTCACCTCGATCCGAACAAGTTGACACGCGACGAATTAGAGATTTCCGAATCGCTTAAGCAGCTTGCTCATATAGTTACTTCCTTAAAATACGACCTTGGTATTATGATAGATGCAGGATCGGAACGAATTACCATTATTGATGAACTCGGAAATATTCTCGACAGTGAACGCTTATTGACTATGGTGATTAAATTATTCCTGGATGTTTATCCGAATACCAGACGAATAGCCGTTCCTATAGTTGCGCCGTCAGAGATTGATGTGCTGAGTAAAGATTGTTCAATTACAAAAGCAAAAAATTCGCACCTTGCAATGATGGAAGCTGCGTCCGATAAATCGGTTGCATTTGTAGGTGGAACAAAGGGTGGTTTCATATTTACGGAATTTTTCTTCGCTTCCGACGCAATGTACTCAGCTGCGAAAATAATTGAATTGTTAGCAGTTAGCGGTGAAAAATTCGGATCACTCGATAAAAAAATTATTAAATATTACAGCGTTAAACGCGATGTAATGTGTCCGTGGGACTGCAAAGGTAAGGTTATGCGACACTTAAATAAAGCGACAGAAAATGCTGACAGGGAACTTGTGGATGGGGTAAAAATAAAATTCAATTCCTCACATGATGAAAATATCTCCGCTCAAATAATACCGGATAGAGAAAGGCCATTTTTCCACATACGCACTGAAGCCCACACCGAAGAAGCGGCAATTCGGTTGGCGGATGAGTATATGCAAAAAGTAATCGAATGGCGCGACATGTAG
- a CDS encoding PTS sugar transporter subunit IIA, which translates to MKIIDILNENLVKTNLIGNTKEEIINEMIDLLIASNASTKILEKEKVRSCIFEREKIMSTGVGNGFAIPHGKTDAVSDIIAAFGITAKPIDYQSLDEKPVRLVFLLVARDNMVGPHIKLLSRISRLMNKEEFRQRLLNLSNPAEVIDAFKTEESSYFDI; encoded by the coding sequence ATGAAAATAATCGATATCTTAAATGAAAACCTTGTAAAAACAAATCTTATTGGAAATACAAAAGAAGAAATCATCAACGAGATGATAGATTTACTTATAGCTTCAAATGCTTCCACGAAAATATTGGAAAAAGAAAAAGTGCGGTCATGTATTTTTGAACGGGAGAAAATTATGTCCACCGGTGTTGGCAACGGATTCGCAATTCCGCACGGTAAAACCGATGCCGTATCCGATATTATTGCAGCTTTCGGGATTACGGCTAAACCGATAGATTATCAATCGCTCGATGAAAAACCCGTTCGGTTGGTGTTTTTATTAGTAGCCCGCGATAATATGGTTGGACCCCACATTAAACTTTTAAGCCGCATTTCGCGTTTAATGAACAAAGAAGAATTCCGTCAGAGACTTCTTAATTTATCCAATCCTGCAGAAGTAATCGATGCCTTCAAAACAGAAGAGTCGTCTTACTTTGACATCTAA